TAATTTTGAAAGGATCTAGTATGGCAAAAAAAGGTAATTCGATTATCAAAGGTATAGAGATTCATGATCTTATCACAATCCTAAACAAAGCATATGCGGATGAATGGTTAGCTTATTATCAATACTTTATCGAAGCAAAAGTGATCAAAGGCATTATGAAAGATGCTGCAATAGCTGAACTGACACAGCATGCCACCGATGAACTAAGACATGCCAATTTGGTAGCAGACAGGATCATTCAACTTGGCGGTACACCTTTACTTAATCCACAAGATTGGTTTAAGCATACGAACTGTGGGTATGATGCACCAAATGATTTTGATGTCGTTGCCATACTCGAAGATTCTATCAAAGGTGAACAATGTGCTATCTCTGTCTACTCCCAAATTGCTGATATGACCAAAGACAAAGATATCGTTACGTATGATATCGTCTCACAGATCCTTGCAGATGAAGTAGAACATGAAGAAGATCTTCAGGCATTACATGATGATATCTCTGATTTTGTAGAAAGCTTGCGAAGAAAACTCTAGAGGAAAGAAAGTGGAGACACTTACTCTTGAGAACTTCCTCCCTGCATTCTTTTTGACATTGCTTGCAGGCTTAGCTACAGCATTAGGGGCACTGCTGACATTTGTCAGCAAAGCAGACAATACAAAGTTTTTATCCATTGGACTTGGTTTTTCTGCAGGAGTAATGATCTATATCTCTTTTGTAGAGATTCTTACAGCTTCTCAGAGTGCTTTTGCACATCATTATGGTACATTATCAGGAGAAGTACTAGGTCTTATAGCCTTTTTTCTAGGGATAGGACTTACTTTTATCATTGATCAGCTTATCCCCGATCAAATCAACCCACACCATGCATTGGAATATGGTGATCGTCACGTTTCCTCAGTCAATGCACAGTTCAGTATCCTCTCTAGGGCCGGACTCTTTACAGCAATTGCCATCTCCATACATAATTTACCAGAAGGTTTTGCAACATTCGTTATGACCCTGCAGGATATGCATACAGGTGCTGCCATAGCTTTAGCTATTGCTATTCACAATATCCCTGAAGGTTTAGCCGTTGCACTTCCAATTTACTATGCAACGAATAATAGGAAGAAAGCTTTCTTATTTGCATTAGCTTCAGGTCTTACTGAACCGATTGGAGCTGTTTTAGGCTATCTATTGATAACACCGCTGATGGGTGATCTTACATTAGGAATTACTTTTGGATTGGTTGCAGGGATCATGATCTATATCTCCTTTGATGAGCTGCTTCCATCATCCAGACGTTATGGGAATGACCATACCTCTCTCATAGGTGTAGTAGCAGGAATGTTTGTGATGGCACTCAGCCTTTTACTCTTTAAACTTTAATGCCAACGTTTTTGCATTTTTCGCTGAAGTGCTTCATTTACTTCTTTTATCAATGATCGTGCTTCCTCTCCAAAGACAAATGTTCCTTTGAAACGTTTCTCGGCACTCTCTACATATTGTCTTAGTGCTTCTTTTTCACTTTGGGTCACAGGTGAAGTAAAAAGATACTGCATCGCACTCTTTTTTGCTTCAGTTCTACGCTCTGTCTCGATATAAATTTTACTTGAAAGGAGGATGAGTTCTCCATTTTCATCTACCGTATAGGTTGCTATGCGTGCACCATAGGGAGCATCTGCATTGCCTCGTCTATCTAAAAGGGTATAAAAGATAATCTTGGATCCATTCACTTCATAACTTCCCTCTTCTACACTTCTTTCATGACAAGGGCCGGTAGTATCATTGAGTGTAAATGACAAGAGTTGCTTCTTCTCTCCATTGCGTAACTCTTGATAAAGCCGCATCACTTTACCCTTACTGTCATAGAGATCATATAATTCAGTGGTCATAATAAAATTCTGATCAGAAAGTTTGATGCTAGTTGACACTTCTTCACTCATGAGTAAAGAAAGGGTCAATAGAGAAATAAGTAATGTTCTAAGCATAGTAGCCTTCCGTCATCTAGCTAATTACAGTACTGTTTGGTGAAGTATCACTTTAGTCTCTGATAAATCCAGACTAGAGTCATCTTTAGTCGCATCATAGGCTATCACATAAACTTCATCACCGCTCTTGAGATAATTATGTTCACCAAATTCAGCATAGGCTGTTGCTCCAATAGATATCAAGGCATGTGATGGATACTTACACGCTTTGAGATGCTCTGAGATATTCTCTAAAGGACCAAAATCCTTCTGGTTATTCATTTTATCAATCAGCCAATTTTTGAGCTTAGTATAAAAATAACTGTATCCTAGAAGGGGTGCATCTACACCATACTCATGGAGCACACCATTACGTTTTACAAAAGAGCAAAGATGGTACCTGTCCATCACTCCACCCTCTTCGAACTTATCTATATCGATCCACTTATTACCGATCCCTTTAGAGTTTGGTCCCCAACTTTTCTTTTCTGATATTTTTTTAGCACCCTCTTTACGGATCGTACAGTCATTAAACGTCGTAAATCTTTCAGCAATCAGGTCAACGACTTCATGGTTTTCACCATACACGATCTCAAACTGTATCCCAATCTCAGGCTCTACTTGTGCATTAGC
This is a stretch of genomic DNA from Sulfurovum zhangzhouensis. It encodes these proteins:
- the zupT gene encoding zinc transporter ZupT, producing the protein METLTLENFLPAFFLTLLAGLATALGALLTFVSKADNTKFLSIGLGFSAGVMIYISFVEILTASQSAFAHHYGTLSGEVLGLIAFFLGIGLTFIIDQLIPDQINPHHALEYGDRHVSSVNAQFSILSRAGLFTAIAISIHNLPEGFATFVMTLQDMHTGAAIALAIAIHNIPEGLAVALPIYYATNNRKKAFLFALASGLTEPIGAVLGYLLITPLMGDLTLGITFGLVAGIMIYISFDELLPSSRRYGNDHTSLIGVVAGMFVMALSLLLFKL
- a CDS encoding ferritin-like domain-containing protein; this translates as MAKKGNSIIKGIEIHDLITILNKAYADEWLAYYQYFIEAKVIKGIMKDAAIAELTQHATDELRHANLVADRIIQLGGTPLLNPQDWFKHTNCGYDAPNDFDVVAILEDSIKGEQCAISVYSQIADMTKDKDIVTYDIVSQILADEVEHEEDLQALHDDISDFVESLRRKL
- a CDS encoding DUF5718 family protein, translating into MRVDEMIGLGVAGNFAHHLEQAGELADFKDVQTEEPEAPKGIFPFYLPSSECFLGIYSIATAELKLPEYEANAQVEPEIGIQFEIVYGENHEVVDLIAERFTTFNDCTIRKEGAKKISEKKSWGPNSKGIGNKWIDIDKFEEGGVMDRYHLCSFVKRNGVLHEYGVDAPLLGYSYFYTKLKNWLIDKMNNQKDFGPLENISEHLKACKYPSHALISIGATAYAEFGEHNYLKSGDEVYVIAYDATKDDSSLDLSETKVILHQTVL